Genomic segment of Bacteroidales bacterium:
TGTCCAGGGATTTTTATTTGTGGGATGAGGTTCGATTGATGTTCAAAATTTTCGGAGCGAAAACGTTGACGCCAATAATTTTTAATTGCCTTATCAAAATCGGCTTTATTATATTCTTCGAATGTATAAGTTTGAGGGTAGCGATAGTTTATTGATCCTATTTTTTCTTTTACTTCGTATTCGTTTGTTTCGTGGTTATATTCAACTTCTGTTTTAATATTCGATGGTTTTTGTAAGAAAAGCTTTGATTCATAGCCTTCGTTGCTGCCAGGAAGTATGCCTTGATCTTTAAATGGGAAGGGTAGTGTTTTACTGGTATCGGGGTCGCCGCTGTCGGGAGGTGTTATGGATTGTGGTATAGCTATGTTATTGTTAGGAATTACTTGCCATATCAGCGGATAAAAGGCCGATAAAACTGAAAAAAATATGATATGTGAAAGTGCAAACCTCACGTTTATAATTGCTTAAGTGCTTGTTTTATAAGCTCTTCGGTAGTTATGTTGGGTGTGTTTTTTAATATTTTATCAATAACTTTTTCTGCCATGTTTTTAGAATATCCGAGCATAAATAATGCTGATAACGCTTCTTCTTTGATTGTATTGTGTGAAGGTGAAAAAATTTCATCATTGCTACTTTGTTTTCCAAGTTTATCGCGTAATTCAACCACTAATCGTTCGGCAGTTTTTTGCCCTATTCCTTTTATGTTTTTGAGTGAGGCAATATTGGCGTTGCGAATGCTGTCTTCAATTTCATTGGCAGAACTTG
This window contains:
- the ruvA gene encoding Holliday junction branch migration protein RuvA, with translation MYEYIKGTLIEITPTYAIIETSNIAYKIEISLQTFSKLQHQTQNSILLYLHHIVREDAHLLFGFSDKKERELFRMLISVSGIGPNTARTMLSASSANEIEDSIRNANIASLKNIKGIGQKTAERLVVELRDKLGKQSSNDEIFSPSHNTIKEEALSALFMLGYSKNMAEKVIDKILKNTPNITTEELIKQALKQL